The Paramisgurnus dabryanus chromosome 3, PD_genome_1.1, whole genome shotgun sequence genome includes a window with the following:
- the msl1a gene encoding LOW QUALITY PROTEIN: male-specific lethal 1-like 1 (The sequence of the model RefSeq protein was modified relative to this genomic sequence to represent the inferred CDS: deleted 1 base in 1 codon), protein MSMRSTVFRSGQHRVDTSIIEPDNLKQSRNFTANVLSTIHNSENHQHPRNKAKISRQCRDQSPTRREEENWETQGALTHPSTKQMGAEGSLNKSKSLFCQTSHSHVAMDPMESNGSNQRRDGGVVAGVPSPENSPDGKHRNVRKGPGLVDPQTSCIRQILLLQLELMEQQQKQLHSKNKEIDDLKAEKEMLKARIERMERRLEMVKKDGGESRPSQTPRRKEPETETATSDEAQRETEGKDLKKRFPFQDTRMSRTRRGQPKSRYPPSPEEDPAVKEEPEEKMGPELQAQSEELLYVDTTEMCHCCCHQPQQSLWHDSTPVHEDNVVVPSWRENIVKPLGQKEASDIPECLDDSVFLKRHSKLELDEKRRKRWDIQRIREQRMFQRLQQRMNKRKMNQESEPEVVSFYPNPEDVESIMVTPFLPVVAFGRPLPNPKQQDFKLPWLNERSTSLAEVPKKRTPHRTCRK, encoded by the exons ATGTCAATGCGATCCACTGTGTTTCGGAGTGGACAACACAGAGTCGACACAAGCATAATAGAGCCTGACAACCTGAAACAGAGCCGCAACTTCACCGCAAATGTGCTGAGCACGATCCACAACAGTGAAAACCATCAGCACCCACGCAACAAAGCAAAGATCAGCCGTCAGTGTCGTGATCAGTCTCCAACAAGAAGAGAGGAGGAGAACTGGGAGACTCAGGGGGCCTTGACACACCCATCAACCAAGCAGATGGGGGCAGAAGGTTCCCTGAATAAAAGCAAATCACTGTTTTGTCAGACCAGTCACAGCCACGTGGCAATGGATCCCATGGAATCAAATGGCAGCAACCAGCGGAGAGATGGTGGTGTGGTTGCGGGGGTCCCCTCCCCAGAGAACAGTCCCGATGGGAAACATCGGAATGTGAGGAAAGGCCCCGGCCTTGTGGACCCGCAGACAAGCTGCATCCGACAGATCCTGCTGCTGCAACTGGAACTGATGGAGCAGCAACAGAAGCAACTACACAGCAAAAACAAAGAGATTGACGATCTCAAGGCTGAAAAAGAGATG CTGAAAGCACGGATTGAGCGCATGGAACGAAGACTGGAGATGGTGAAAAAAGATGGAGGTGAATCTCGTCCCTCTCAGACGCCCCGGCGCAAGGAACCGGAGACAGAGACTGCCACTTCAGACGAAGCCCAGCGTGAGACAGAAGGAAAAGACCTGAAAAA GAGGTTTCCTTTCCAGGACACTCGGATGAGCAGGACGCGACGTGGACAGCCCAAGTCA CGCTACCCGCCATCACCAGAGGAGGACCCAGCGGTAAAGGAGGAACCTGAGGAGAAGATGGGTCCTGAATTACAGGCACAGTCAGAAGAACTGCTTTACGTGGATACCACTGAGATGTGCCACTGCTGCTGTCATCAGCCACAGCAGTCGCTATGGCACGACTCTACCCCTGTGCATGAGGACAACGTTGTAG TTCCTTCATGGCGAGAGAACATTGTGAAGCCACTGGGGCAGAAGGAGGCCTCGGACATCCCTGAG tgtctgGATGACAGTGTCTTTTTGAAACGTCATTCAAAGCTTGAACTGGATGAGAAGAGAAGAAAGAG GTGGGATATCCAGCGTATTCGTGAGCAGAGGATGTTTCAGCGTCTGCAGCAGAGGATGAATAAGAGGAAGATGAATCAGGAGAGCGAACCAGAGGTGGTCTCCTTCTATCCAAATCCTGAAGATG TGGAGTCTATTATGGTGACACCATTTCTGCCAGTGGTGGCTTTTGGAAGACCTCTCCCTAACCCGAAACAGCA aGATTTTAAATTACCATGGTTGAATGAACGCAGTACCAGCCTAGCTGAGGTGCCCAAGAAAAGGACGCCCCACCGGACATGTCGCAAATGA
- the LOC135733784 gene encoding major histocompatibility complex class I-related gene protein isoform X1: MLHLIAIVCILLAPVYSDSGSHSLWVFATFLTGDVSVPFPEFTVVVTLDDIVIGHYNSDESRFVQKTQDDSVNVTEQLTISTVCKGIHEGMKTKAYYLIDYLNYTRGLHVQQRLVGCELHHHEPGKMMTLEAFNGESGFERHYEIQGDQHTHWKWPVIKSSAQLEYDAWLYAYFYRPLCISQLKKYLKKEKNRVTARVKPRLRVIEQSNSDTGVVQVTCLATGFYPRHINLTLLRDGQPVNEERVTGGELLPNGDGTYQMRKSVELSAEEQREKHSYTCTVIHLSLDNKLDISIEPGPDPVIVIPSVLLLLLLCAFGALASFKIWRKMYKPASQQVSYISTSEVDQM, encoded by the exons atgttgcatttaatCGCGATAGTATGCATACTTCTAGCGCCTGTGTATTCTGATTCAG GATCACATTCGTTGTGGGTCTTTGCTACCTTCTTGACCGGAGATGTTTCGGTTCCATTTCCAGAGTTTACCGTAGTTGTTACGTTGGATGATATTGTCATCGGTCACTATAACTCCGACGAGAGCCGTTTTGTCCAGAAAACACAAGATGACTCGGTTAATGTCACTGAGCAGTTGACCATATCAACAGTCTGTAAAGGCATACACGAGGGCATGAAAACCAAAGCATACTACTTAATAGATTACTTAAATTACACAAGAG GCCTTCACGTGCAGCAGAGGCTTGTTGGATGTGAACTTCACCACCATGAGCCTGGCAAAATGATGACCTTGGAGGCCTTTAATGGTGAAAGTGGTTTTGAGAGACACTATGAAATTCAGGGGGACCAGCACACTCACTGGAAATGGCCTGTGATAAAGAGTAGTGCGCAGTTAGAGTATGACGCATGGCTGTATGCTTACTTTTATCGCCCTCTGTGCATCAGTCAGCTCAAGAAGTATCTGAAAAAGGAGAAGAACCGGGTAACAGCTAGAG TTAAACCAAGACTGAGAGTGATCGAACAATCTAACAGTGACACAGGTGTAGTCCAGGTTACTTGCCTGGCAACTGGTTTTTACCCACGACACATTAACCTGACCCTACTTCGGGATGGCCAGCCGGTAAATGAGGAGCGGGTCACGGGTGGAGAACTTCTGCCTAATGGTGATGGAACGTACCAGATGAGGAAAAGTGTTGAACTGAGTGCTGAAGAGCAGAGAGAAAAACACTCCTACACATGCACTGTAATTCATCTTAGCCTGGATAACAAGCTTGACATCAGTATAG AACCTGGTCCTGACCCAGTTATTGTTATTCCTTCTGTACTATTGCTGCTGCTGTTGTGTGCATTTGGAGCCTTGGCTTCTTTTAAAATATGGAGGAAGATGTATAAACCTGCCAGTCAG CAGGTCAGCTACATCTCTACCTCAG aaGTTGACCAGATGTGA
- the LOC135733784 gene encoding major histocompatibility complex class I-related gene protein isoform X2, with protein sequence MLHLIAIVCILLAPVYSDSGSHSLWVFATFLTGDVSVPFPEFTVVVTLDDIVIGHYNSDESRFVQKTQDDSVNVTEQLTISTVCKGIHEGMKTKAYYLIDYLNYTRGLHVQQRLVGCELHHHEPGKMMTLEAFNGESGFERHYEIQGDQHTHWKWPVIKSSAQLEYDAWLYAYFYRPLCISQLKKYLKKEKNRVTARVKPRLRVIEQSNSDTGVVQVTCLATGFYPRHINLTLLRDGQPVNEERVTGGELLPNGDGTYQMRKSVELSAEEQREKHSYTCTVIHLSLDNKLDISIEPGPDPVIVIPSVLLLLLLCAFGALASFKIWRKMYKPASQVSYISTSEVDQM encoded by the exons atgttgcatttaatCGCGATAGTATGCATACTTCTAGCGCCTGTGTATTCTGATTCAG GATCACATTCGTTGTGGGTCTTTGCTACCTTCTTGACCGGAGATGTTTCGGTTCCATTTCCAGAGTTTACCGTAGTTGTTACGTTGGATGATATTGTCATCGGTCACTATAACTCCGACGAGAGCCGTTTTGTCCAGAAAACACAAGATGACTCGGTTAATGTCACTGAGCAGTTGACCATATCAACAGTCTGTAAAGGCATACACGAGGGCATGAAAACCAAAGCATACTACTTAATAGATTACTTAAATTACACAAGAG GCCTTCACGTGCAGCAGAGGCTTGTTGGATGTGAACTTCACCACCATGAGCCTGGCAAAATGATGACCTTGGAGGCCTTTAATGGTGAAAGTGGTTTTGAGAGACACTATGAAATTCAGGGGGACCAGCACACTCACTGGAAATGGCCTGTGATAAAGAGTAGTGCGCAGTTAGAGTATGACGCATGGCTGTATGCTTACTTTTATCGCCCTCTGTGCATCAGTCAGCTCAAGAAGTATCTGAAAAAGGAGAAGAACCGGGTAACAGCTAGAG TTAAACCAAGACTGAGAGTGATCGAACAATCTAACAGTGACACAGGTGTAGTCCAGGTTACTTGCCTGGCAACTGGTTTTTACCCACGACACATTAACCTGACCCTACTTCGGGATGGCCAGCCGGTAAATGAGGAGCGGGTCACGGGTGGAGAACTTCTGCCTAATGGTGATGGAACGTACCAGATGAGGAAAAGTGTTGAACTGAGTGCTGAAGAGCAGAGAGAAAAACACTCCTACACATGCACTGTAATTCATCTTAGCCTGGATAACAAGCTTGACATCAGTATAG AACCTGGTCCTGACCCAGTTATTGTTATTCCTTCTGTACTATTGCTGCTGCTGTTGTGTGCATTTGGAGCCTTGGCTTCTTTTAAAATATGGAGGAAGATGTATAAACCTGCCAGTCAG GTCAGCTACATCTCTACCTCAG aaGTTGACCAGATGTGA